TAGTCTCTTATAAAATTCATTTACTCTTACTTTATAATTATAAGTGTCAAATTTAGATATTATTTCTATTAGTTCATCTGAATTAGTCGATAATTCAAATGGTAATCCTTTTATATCAAAATAAAATCCTCTATTATATTCCTCGACATCTTTTGCAAATAAAAATACACCTTTTCTTTCTGCAATAGAAAATTCAAACATCAAACTTGAATAATCTGTTATTAAGAAATCAGATATCTTCATCAATTCGTATATATCTGAATACTCCGATACATCTATAATATTTTCTACTTCATCACTTTTAAACTTAATTACATCTCTTAAATTAGGATGTAACCTTAATAATAAATAGAACTTCTTTCCAAATTTTTGCTCAAAAACTTTTAAAACTTCTTGTCTATTAAAATCATATACATCTAAATTAGCATTATCCCTAAAAGTAGGAGCATATAGTATAAATCCACACTCTTCACTTATTTTCTTATCATTAATAAATCTCTTTTTAAACTCCTCCTTATTACTATCAAACAATGCATCTATTCTTGGTGTACCCGATTTTAAAATTTCTCCCTTATACCAAAATGATTCTGAAAATAATTTATCTGAAAAATTACTATTTGATATCATTAAGTCAATCATATTAGAATCATGCTTTGCTCTCTTTACATAATCTTCATTCAAAATATCTTCTACATCATTTTCTATTCTTTTTAATGCAATACTTCCATGCCACATTTGTATATAATATTGATTTTTTCTTTTAATTACATATGACTCTTTTCTACTATTATCAATCCAAAGCTTTGCTGTTGCTAAATGATATAATGCCTTTAAGCTTGAATACTTCACTTGTACTATATAGTCCGGCATATTATAATCTTCATATTTAACTAACCAGACTATCTTAAATTGTTCATCTTTTAATGCTTCTACAAGATATTTAGGATTATCTCCATATCCTTTTCCATTAAAGTTGCTCGCAACTATCTTAAACTTATTAATTGGAAAAATCCTCATAATAAACATCACACATCGTAATATACATATTTTTGTATTTTTTAATAAACGAAATATATTCTGAGGTAATACCTTTCTTAATACTTCTTTCATTCTTTTTACTTACCACCCTTAAACTTTAACTTTAATGCTTCTCTCATTCTCATTACTACTAAATTTTTCGATTTTATAATATATATAGAAGCCAATAATAAGTATACACTTGCTCCTATTAATATTTGAATAACTAATGCACTAATACTATTCTTTAAAATACACTCAATATACTTTAAGATAAGAAACATCATAAATCCAATTGGAAAAAATGCAATTCCACTTTTCACATATCCTTTTATATCTAAATCTTTATGTACTGAATAAATTTGATATGAACATAAAACAAATTCTGAACATATTGTACCAATTACTGCACCTAATGCACCTAAAGACGGTATTAATGACATATTTACTATAAAATTCACAATTGCTCCCATGATTAACGAAATTATATATTCTTTATCCATTGACCGTGGAATTAAATACTGAGTTCTTATAACATTTCCAAAAACAGAGAAAATAAGCGTTGGTACCATATATGCAATCAGCCTACCACATTCTGAAAATTCTTTTCCCCAAAATATTATAGCAAAGTTATTAGAAATTCCTGCCAAACCAAATGCACATGCAGATGATATTAGCATCACATAAAACATCGTGTTTTCAATATACTCTTTACTTTTCTCATACTTTCCATTTGCAATTAGATTAGCTGTCCTTGGTAACATGACCGCTCCTAATGCTGTAATGATAGATTTAGGAATACTAATTATTTTATCAGTATTTTCATAAAATCCAGTTTCCTTCATTCCCTTCATGACTCCTAACATTATTTTATCCATATATGAAAAGATACTTATAGCTAATACTGGCAAAAATAAAATAAAAATAGGTTTTATATGTGGAACTATATTGGATAATACCGGTTTTTTGAATATTACTTTTTTTAATAATAATGGCCATGTTATAACCTGACCTAAAAATGTACTGCCTGCCATTATAATAGTATATATCCATAAATCCATTGGAGATTTTACTAACAATAAAATTAATACTAAACTTATTATTTTTACTACAGAATTTCTTAAAACAACAATCTTAAATTCTTCTATTCCCTGAA
Above is a genomic segment from Clostridium bornimense containing:
- a CDS encoding CDP-glycerol glycerophosphotransferase family protein encodes the protein MRIFPINKFKIVASNFNGKGYGDNPKYLVEALKDEQFKIVWLVKYEDYNMPDYIVQVKYSSLKALYHLATAKLWIDNSRKESYVIKRKNQYYIQMWHGSIALKRIENDVEDILNEDYVKRAKHDSNMIDLMISNSNFSDKLFSESFWYKGEILKSGTPRIDALFDSNKEEFKKRFINDKKISEECGFILYAPTFRDNANLDVYDFNRQEVLKVFEQKFGKKFYLLLRLHPNLRDVIKFKSDEVENIIDVSEYSDIYELMKISDFLITDYSSLMFEFSIAERKGVFLFAKDVEEYNRGFYFDIKGLPFELSTNSDELIEIISKFDTYNYKVRVNEFYKRLDIFENGNASYYISDYIKNRIF
- a CDS encoding oligosaccharide flippase family protein; its protein translation is MASIKKNLLYNILYQVLIVIVPFITSPYLARTLGAEQIGVYSYTYSIVFYFMILAVLGVNNYGNRSIAKVRDNKEKLNIEFWSIYFIQITMSTLVIIAYIIYLVVIVSEYRVIAIIQGLYILSNAIDITWFFQGIEEFKIVVLRNSVVKIISLVLILLLVKSPMDLWIYTIIMAGSTFLGQVITWPLLLKKVIFKKPVLSNIVPHIKPIFILFLPVLAISIFSYMDKIMLGVMKGMKETGFYENTDKIISIPKSIITALGAVMLPRTANLIANGKYEKSKEYIENTMFYVMLISSACAFGLAGISNNFAIIFWGKEFSECGRLIAYMVPTLIFSVFGNVIRTQYLIPRSMDKEYIISLIMGAIVNFIVNMSLIPSLGALGAVIGTICSEFVLCSYQIYSVHKDLDIKGYVKSGIAFFPIGFMMFLILKYIECILKNSISALVIQILIGASVYLLLASIYIIKSKNLVVMRMREALKLKFKGGK